From Selenomonas ruminantium AC2024, a single genomic window includes:
- a CDS encoding amidohydrolase, producing MKTLVKDVYVVKPDGTTPLTNIMLDGDKIAAIGDVPEDFRPGKVIDGKNHLATPGFVNAHTHASMTLLRSYADDMALMDWLNNMIWPIEAKMNEDDIYWGAMLAMVEMVRSGTTTFADMYGPYMNRVAEAAMDAGIRGVLCRGIIGVAPDGEQKLQENVELYKDYHGANNGKITVMFGPHAPYTCPPEFLKKVAKAAQDLGAGIHIHMHETKTEVEDSLKQYGKRPFAWVEETGIFDNDHVLAAHCVHLDDNDIDIIKKHKIAVAHNPGSNMKLASGFAPVSRLLKEGVVTALGTDGASSNNNLDMLEEVNLAAMLHKVNEYDPLAVPAFEALKMGTEYGAQAVNIEGLGRLEAGYKADITLWDMNSAAWFPRNNLVSLLVYAANAGSVDTVICGGQVIMEKNELKTLDEERICYEAQRCADRLKK from the coding sequence TTGAAAACGTTAGTTAAAGATGTATATGTGGTTAAGCCGGATGGCACGACGCCACTTACGAATATCATGCTGGATGGGGATAAGATTGCCGCTATTGGCGATGTGCCGGAGGATTTCCGTCCGGGTAAGGTGATTGATGGCAAGAACCATCTGGCTACGCCGGGTTTTGTCAACGCCCATACCCATGCGTCCATGACCCTCTTGCGCAGCTATGCAGACGATATGGCGCTGATGGATTGGCTCAACAATATGATTTGGCCGATTGAAGCCAAAATGAATGAGGACGATATCTACTGGGGCGCCATGCTGGCCATGGTGGAAATGGTGCGCAGCGGCACCACGACCTTTGCGGATATGTATGGCCCCTATATGAACCGCGTGGCTGAGGCGGCTATGGATGCAGGCATTCGTGGTGTGCTCTGCCGCGGCATCATCGGCGTGGCTCCGGATGGAGAGCAGAAACTGCAGGAAAATGTGGAGCTCTATAAGGATTACCATGGTGCCAACAACGGCAAGATTACGGTAATGTTTGGCCCGCATGCGCCCTATACCTGTCCGCCGGAATTCCTCAAGAAGGTAGCCAAGGCCGCGCAGGACTTAGGCGCTGGCATCCATATTCACATGCATGAGACGAAGACGGAAGTGGAAGACTCCCTCAAGCAGTATGGCAAGCGTCCTTTCGCCTGGGTAGAGGAAACGGGCATCTTTGACAATGACCATGTGCTGGCTGCTCACTGCGTACATCTCGATGACAATGATATTGACATTATCAAGAAGCATAAGATTGCCGTAGCCCATAACCCCGGCAGCAATATGAAGCTGGCCAGCGGTTTTGCGCCGGTATCCCGTCTGCTCAAAGAAGGTGTTGTGACGGCTCTGGGCACGGACGGTGCTTCTTCCAACAACAATTTGGATATGCTCGAAGAAGTGAATCTCGCCGCTATGCTCCACAAGGTCAACGAGTATGACCCGCTGGCTGTGCCGGCTTTTGAAGCGCTGAAAATGGGCACGGAATACGGTGCGCAGGCTGTGAATATTGAAGGTTTGGGCCGTCTGGAGGCTGGTTATAAGGCCGATATTACGCTTTGGGATATGAACAGCGCGGCCTGGTTCCCGCGTAACAATCTCGTTTCCCTGCTCGTTTATGCAGCTAATGCCGGTTCTGTGGATACGGTTATCTGCGGCGGTCAGGTGATTATGGAGAAAAATGAACTCAAAACCCTCGACGAAGAGCGGATTTGTTACGAGGCTCAGCGTTGTGCTGACCGCCTCAAAAAGTAA
- the murB gene encoding UDP-N-acetylmuramate dehydrogenase, translating into MINENFIGACQEFLQPEQIMLNAPMSEHTTFQIGGPADCLIKPANLEETQKILQLVQEYELPLTFVGNGSNMLVSDKGIRGVVVNFADTISSIAVDGTKMTVGAGALLKDVAEAAAQHSLAGMEFACGIPGSIGGAVFMNAGAYGGETKNVVKAVKAVTRAGEIKTYTLEELELGYRHSIFQNNGEAIVEVELELVPGSEAEIRAGIADFTQRRESKQPLEMPSAGSTFKRPEGYFAGTLIDQTGLKGLSVGGAQVSTKHAGFVVNKGGATAADVLNLIREVQKRVKEAHGVELQPEVRLIGEK; encoded by the coding sequence ATGATCAATGAGAATTTCATCGGGGCCTGCCAAGAATTTTTGCAGCCGGAACAGATTATGCTGAACGCTCCCATGAGTGAACATACCACCTTTCAGATTGGCGGCCCAGCAGATTGCCTGATAAAACCGGCCAATCTGGAGGAAACCCAGAAAATCCTGCAGCTCGTGCAGGAATATGAACTGCCGTTGACTTTTGTGGGCAATGGCTCCAACATGCTGGTCAGCGACAAGGGCATCCGTGGCGTGGTGGTAAACTTTGCCGATACCATCAGCAGCATTGCCGTGGATGGTACGAAGATGACCGTAGGGGCTGGCGCCCTGCTCAAGGATGTGGCCGAAGCTGCTGCCCAGCACAGTCTGGCCGGGATGGAATTTGCCTGTGGCATTCCCGGCAGCATCGGCGGTGCCGTCTTTATGAACGCCGGTGCTTATGGCGGAGAGACCAAGAATGTGGTCAAGGCCGTTAAGGCTGTTACCCGTGCCGGGGAAATCAAGACGTACACTCTGGAGGAGTTGGAGTTGGGCTATCGCCACAGCATCTTCCAGAATAACGGGGAAGCCATCGTGGAAGTGGAACTCGAACTGGTGCCCGGCAGCGAAGCAGAAATCCGCGCCGGTATCGCGGATTTTACCCAGCGCCGTGAGTCCAAGCAGCCGCTCGAAATGCCCAGCGCGGGCAGTACGTTTAAGCGGCCCGAGGGCTACTTTGCCGGTACGCTTATCGATCAGACGGGACTTAAGGGCTTGTCTGTGGGCGGCGCGCAGGTTTCCACCAAGCATGCAGGCTTCGTCGTGAACAAAGGCGGCGCCACCGCGGCGGATGTGTTGAATCTCATCCGCGAAGTGCAGAAGCGTGTCAAGGAAGCGCATGGTGTTGAACTGCAGCCGGAAGTCCGCCTGATTGGCGAAAAATAA
- a CDS encoding adenosylhomocysteinase produces the protein MKSMIRDIKLAPSGHDKIEWVKNFMPVMRAVDEEFSRTKPFAGKKMVITLHLEAKTAYMAEVFMHAGAEVAITGSNPLSTQDDVAAALVEDGVNVFAWHDCTEEEYFKFIDEALKIEPDFIIDDGGDLVHALHTTHRDLLPKIVGGSEETTTGVHRLRGLAQDGKLEFPMIAANDAYMKFLFDNRYGTGQSTWDGIMRTTNLVIAGKTVVIAGYGWCGKGGAMRARGLGANVVITEVDPIKAIEAVFDGFRVMPMDEAAKIGDIFLTLTGDKDVIVKRHFESMKDGAMLANSGHFDCEINIPELESLSKSRRKVRNNIEEFLQKDGRKIYLLAEGRLVNLAAGDGHPAEIMDLSFGVQFFSMMHLLEHGKELKKEVHLMPNEVNVKLAELKLKSLGMAIDTLTPEQRAYLNME, from the coding sequence ATGAAATCGATGATTAGAGATATTAAACTTGCACCAAGCGGTCACGACAAGATTGAATGGGTAAAGAACTTTATGCCTGTGATGCGTGCCGTAGATGAAGAATTTTCCCGGACCAAACCCTTTGCTGGCAAAAAGATGGTGATTACGCTGCACTTAGAAGCCAAGACGGCCTATATGGCGGAAGTCTTTATGCATGCCGGGGCAGAAGTGGCCATCACGGGCAGCAACCCCCTGTCCACACAGGATGACGTGGCAGCCGCTTTGGTGGAAGACGGCGTCAACGTCTTTGCCTGGCATGACTGCACGGAAGAAGAATACTTTAAGTTCATTGATGAAGCCTTGAAGATTGAACCGGATTTCATCATTGACGATGGCGGCGACTTGGTGCATGCGCTGCATACAACGCATCGTGACTTGCTGCCAAAGATTGTCGGCGGCTCCGAGGAAACGACTACGGGCGTACACCGTCTGCGTGGTTTGGCACAGGACGGCAAGCTGGAGTTCCCGATGATTGCGGCCAATGATGCCTATATGAAGTTCCTGTTTGACAACCGTTATGGCACGGGCCAGTCCACCTGGGACGGCATCATGCGCACGACAAATCTCGTGATTGCGGGCAAGACTGTGGTCATTGCTGGTTACGGCTGGTGCGGCAAGGGCGGCGCTATGCGTGCACGCGGCCTCGGCGCTAATGTCGTGATTACGGAAGTTGACCCGATTAAGGCCATTGAAGCGGTCTTTGACGGTTTCCGTGTGATGCCGATGGATGAAGCGGCTAAGATTGGTGACATCTTCCTGACGCTTACGGGCGATAAGGATGTTATCGTGAAGCGTCATTTTGAATCCATGAAGGACGGCGCCATGCTCGCGAACTCCGGTCATTTTGACTGCGAAATCAATATTCCGGAACTCGAGAGCCTGTCTAAGTCCCGCCGCAAGGTGCGCAACAATATCGAAGAATTCCTGCAGAAAGATGGCCGCAAAATTTATCTGCTGGCCGAAGGCCGCCTCGTAAATCTGGCCGCTGGTGACGGTCATCCTGCAGAAATCATGGATTTGTCCTTTGGCGTGCAGTTCTTCTCGATGATGCACCTCTTGGAGCATGGCAAGGAACTCAAGAAGGAAGTTCATCTGATGCCCAATGAAGTCAATGTGAAACTGGCGGAGCTCAAGTTAAAGTCCTTGGGGATGGCGATTGACACGCTGACGCCGGAACAGCGGGCATATCTCAATATGGAGTAA
- a CDS encoding MBL fold metallo-hydrolase produces MRLEFLGAAHTVTGSCYLLETQERQFLIDCGMFQGARRIREHNYENFPFNPAGIEAVILTHAHVDHCGLIPKLVKEGFKGTVYATQATCDLAQIMLPDSAFIQQSDAESFNRKNQRRGEEPVEPIYSIDDAMEALKHFVPMPYEQEFSLGENMQVKFFDAGHIIGSAIVELMVTEGDKTTKLVFSGDLGQPKQPIIKDPTVIEGADFLVVESTYGDRKHKTYDKETKLLEIVNDTMDRGGNVIIPSFAVGRTQTLLYYFYNLWKQGRLDGDIPIILDSPLAINATRIFLKNYQDFDEEAIEMFGNSEKLTEFPQLRICKTPEESRALNSSEGSAIIISASGMADAGRILHHLKHNLWRPESTILFVGYQAEGSLGRRLVEGIKRVRIMGEEVAVKAQIQVMNGFSAHADTDQLMDWISNFQNPKPAKIFIVHGEAQGQEYMKGRIQKEYQGEAYIPFRGDAVVIHGRASEVQPSNIPEVSVEMEMEEQLANFDAEYRNLRHKVLQLAVRQPKTMEPLLKAITKGFNYLRKLFAPFNI; encoded by the coding sequence ATGCGGTTGGAATTTTTAGGCGCAGCGCATACGGTGACAGGTTCCTGCTATTTGCTCGAAACGCAGGAACGGCAATTTCTCATCGATTGCGGCATGTTTCAGGGAGCCCGGCGGATTCGCGAGCACAACTACGAGAACTTTCCCTTTAACCCCGCGGGAATTGAGGCGGTTATTCTCACTCATGCCCATGTGGACCACTGCGGACTGATTCCGAAACTGGTAAAGGAAGGTTTCAAGGGCACAGTATATGCTACCCAGGCCACCTGTGACCTGGCGCAGATTATGCTGCCGGATTCGGCCTTTATCCAGCAGTCCGATGCGGAATCCTTCAATCGCAAGAATCAGCGGCGGGGCGAAGAACCGGTGGAGCCCATCTATTCCATCGATGATGCCATGGAGGCGCTCAAGCATTTTGTCCCCATGCCCTATGAACAGGAATTTTCCCTGGGGGAGAATATGCAGGTAAAATTCTTTGATGCGGGGCATATCATCGGCTCGGCCATTGTGGAGCTGATGGTGACAGAAGGGGATAAAACCACCAAGCTCGTCTTCTCTGGTGACCTGGGCCAGCCCAAGCAGCCCATTATCAAAGACCCTACGGTGATTGAAGGGGCAGATTTTCTGGTGGTGGAATCCACCTATGGTGACCGCAAACACAAGACCTACGACAAGGAAACAAAGCTGCTCGAAATTGTCAACGATACCATGGACAGGGGCGGCAATGTAATCATTCCTTCCTTTGCCGTGGGGCGCACCCAGACGCTGCTCTATTACTTCTACAATCTCTGGAAGCAGGGACGGTTGGATGGGGATATTCCCATTATTTTGGACAGTCCTTTGGCCATCAATGCCACGCGTATCTTTTTGAAGAATTATCAGGACTTTGATGAGGAAGCCATTGAGATGTTTGGCAACAGCGAGAAATTGACGGAATTTCCGCAGCTGCGTATCTGCAAGACGCCGGAAGAGTCCCGGGCACTCAACAGTTCCGAAGGTTCGGCCATCATCATTTCGGCTTCGGGCATGGCCGATGCCGGCCGCATCCTGCACCATCTGAAACACAATCTCTGGCGGCCGGAGTCTACGATTCTCTTCGTGGGCTATCAGGCGGAAGGCAGTTTGGGCCGCCGTTTGGTTGAAGGCATCAAACGCGTGCGGATTATGGGCGAGGAAGTGGCGGTCAAGGCGCAGATTCAGGTTATGAACGGTTTTTCGGCTCATGCGGATACCGACCAGCTTATGGATTGGATTAGCAATTTCCAGAATCCCAAGCCGGCGAAAATCTTTATCGTCCACGGTGAGGCACAGGGACAGGAATACATGAAGGGCCGGATTCAGAAGGAGTATCAAGGGGAAGCCTATATTCCCTTCCGTGGCGATGCTGTGGTCATTCATGGCCGGGCCAGTGAGGTTCAGCCCTCCAATATTCCCGAAGTGTCGGTGGAAATGGAGATGGAGGAGCAGCTAGCAAACTTCGATGCGGAGTATCGGAATCTGCGGCATAAGGTACTGCAGCTGGCCGTCCGTCAGCCCAAGACCATGGAGCCACTGTTAAAAGCCATCACCAAAGGCTTCAATTACCTGCGGAAACTCTTTGCGCCGTTTAATATTTAA
- a CDS encoding phosphoribosyltransferase family protein gives MANRFYELTVAGCKRSLPILNVTDKLAIAGFIMLGDPELTLACAKELAKKIPEGTDVILTAETKGIPLAADLARELGMERYIVARKSVKAYMENAVWVEDISITTKGVQKLCLDGVDVDRLKGKNVLLLDDVISTGGSMKALAELTEEAGGKVIGEACVLAEGDAAKRTDIIFLEALPLFDAE, from the coding sequence ATGGCAAATAGATTTTATGAATTGACGGTGGCCGGCTGCAAACGCTCGCTGCCCATTCTGAATGTCACGGACAAACTGGCAATCGCCGGCTTCATCATGCTCGGCGACCCGGAACTGACACTGGCCTGTGCCAAGGAACTGGCTAAAAAAATTCCGGAAGGCACGGACGTGATTCTCACCGCAGAAACCAAGGGTATTCCCCTGGCCGCAGACCTTGCCCGCGAACTCGGCATGGAACGCTACATCGTAGCCCGTAAATCCGTCAAGGCTTACATGGAAAACGCCGTATGGGTGGAAGACATCTCCATCACCACCAAAGGCGTACAGAAACTCTGCCTGGACGGCGTAGACGTTGACCGCCTCAAAGGCAAAAACGTCCTGCTGCTCGATGACGTAATCAGCACCGGCGGCTCCATGAAAGCCCTCGCCGAACTCACCGAAGAAGCCGGCGGCAAAGTAATCGGCGAAGCCTGCGTACTGGCCGAAGGCGACGCCGCAAAACGCACGGATATCATCTTCTTGGAAGCTCTGCCGCTCTTTGACGCAGAATAA
- the trmL gene encoding tRNA (uridine(34)/cytosine(34)/5-carboxymethylaminomethyluridine(34)-2'-O)-methyltransferase TrmL produces MHIVLIEPEIPGNTGNIARLCAATGIELHLVKPLGFSTDDKHLKRAGLDYWHLVKVHYHENFDEVLEKYPDHKFYYCSTKAPHAHTEVQYTSEDMLVFGKESAGIPEEILNAHWDSCVRIPMIADARSLNLSNAVAVVAYEALRQLDFGQLAEVGPGLRMWKK; encoded by the coding sequence TTGCATATTGTTTTAATCGAGCCGGAAATTCCCGGCAATACGGGCAATATCGCCCGTCTCTGTGCCGCTACCGGCATTGAGCTGCATCTGGTAAAGCCCCTGGGCTTTTCCACCGATGACAAGCATTTGAAGCGGGCGGGACTTGACTACTGGCATTTGGTGAAGGTTCATTATCACGAGAACTTCGATGAAGTGCTGGAAAAATATCCCGACCATAAATTCTACTACTGTTCCACCAAGGCACCGCATGCCCATACGGAAGTGCAGTACACCTCCGAGGATATGCTGGTGTTCGGCAAGGAGTCGGCGGGGATTCCTGAGGAAATCTTAAATGCCCATTGGGATTCCTGCGTGCGCATTCCCATGATTGCGGATGCCCGCTCGCTGAACCTTTCCAACGCGGTGGCGGTAGTGGCCTATGAAGCCCTGCGGCAGCTTGACTTCGGTCAGCTCGCAGAAGTGGGCCCGGGCCTGCGCATGTGGAAAAAGTAA
- a CDS encoding Txe/YoeB family addiction module toxin: protein MIKSWSDDAWDDFCYWQKQDKKTLKRILALIKDIDRNGYTGIGKPEPLREDLSGYWSRRIDDVNRIVYKIAADTIYIAQCGSHYRDK, encoded by the coding sequence ATGATAAAATCATGGTCTGATGATGCTTGGGATGATTTCTGCTATTGGCAAAAACAAGATAAAAAAACATTAAAAAGAATCCTTGCTCTCATAAAAGATATCGACCGCAACGGCTATACAGGAATCGGAAAACCAGAACCTCTACGTGAAGATTTATCTGGTTATTGGAGCCGTCGCATAGACGATGTAAACCGCATTGTCTATAAAATTGCAGCCGACACCATCTACATAGCGCAGTGCGGCAGCCACTATCGCGACAAATAA
- the surE gene encoding 5'/3'-nucleotidase SurE — protein sequence MRILLSNDDGIKAPGIEALVRALHKEHEVMVSAPMQQQSGMSNALTIGKPIEVARDAELEEKYGIEAWAVGGTPADSAKLYIEAFMTKEKPVDLVISGINHGANLATDIIYSGTVGAAMEGYFHDISSFALSLDVESELSYDEAAEIFARDLQSLLPEDGKTFLYNMNFPLFLKDGVPQYVFGRQGKRDYLNAFMKEERDGKVFYTMAGEIYDRDKGNATDIYATEQGYISITPLVADLTDYVELDQRLEK from the coding sequence TTGCGAATTTTATTATCCAATGATGACGGCATTAAGGCGCCGGGAATCGAAGCCCTGGTGCGGGCCTTGCATAAAGAGCATGAGGTGATGGTTTCGGCGCCCATGCAGCAGCAGAGCGGCATGAGTAACGCCCTGACCATCGGCAAGCCGATTGAGGTGGCCCGTGATGCGGAACTGGAAGAAAAGTACGGTATTGAGGCCTGGGCCGTGGGGGGGACACCTGCGGACAGTGCCAAATTATATATCGAAGCCTTTATGACGAAAGAAAAGCCTGTGGACCTCGTGATTTCCGGCATTAATCATGGGGCCAATCTGGCTACGGATATCATTTACTCCGGCACGGTGGGAGCGGCGATGGAAGGTTATTTCCATGATATTTCCTCTTTTGCTTTGTCTCTGGATGTGGAAAGCGAGCTTTCCTATGATGAGGCGGCGGAGATTTTTGCGCGGGATTTACAGTCGCTATTGCCGGAGGATGGCAAAACTTTCCTTTATAATATGAATTTCCCTTTATTCCTGAAGGATGGTGTGCCCCAGTATGTCTTTGGCCGTCAGGGCAAGCGGGATTATCTGAACGCCTTTATGAAGGAAGAGCGGGATGGCAAGGTCTTTTATACCATGGCGGGAGAGATTTATGACCGGGATAAGGGCAATGCCACGGATATCTATGCTACGGAGCAGGGGTATATTTCCATTACGCCACTTGTGGCGGATTTGACGGATTATGTGGAACTGGACCAGCGGCTCGAAAAATAG
- a CDS encoding DNA translocase FtsK, which translates to MNKKTTERKTAPRRRKASGKKRAPAQQPGSPERKYELWGLFLTAVSLISICGLCGLNVGFVGLYFAKCLNYMFGIGAIVISLLILLIGYQYIVKHHGLRYSPRFFGLGMLFLSVLAIWHHMAVEPGAEILPESLPRGGGLMAGGLLLILRKFFGVDGSIILLGAGVIGSILLSTTWSLANGVLRTQRTAAKSAAVTGKAMAVAYEKVADVSERVEEKVVEKVKASFYNQETDDHFAEPPAEEKATAAETVAEPAVSTPAAEMETKAEDLPQFTIEYGRLDDGAEEESVDLEEVDMSEIDMSTVDQSNLTSQPAVNVAQPKPVAPSAKPMKDAAKRTAMPSYGEIAPIRPAAAILDGSEQAAAEPPKPVKPYELPKVTEILSKHAKAKNTALEMEIADNARVLQQTLADFKVKATILNACHGPAVTRYELEPAPGVKVSKITNLADDIALRLAAASVRIEQIPGKSAIGIEVPNKELEGVQLREVLENAKFDKAKSKLTVGLGMDIGGQGIFADLGKMPHLLVAGATGSGKSVCINTLITSILFKAKPDEVKFILVDPKMVELSNYNGIPHLMVPVVTDAKKAASVLNWSVQEMEKRYSKFAEKGVRNMQGYNDSFPDDKMPAIVIIIDELADLMMVAPHDVEDAICRLAQKARAAGIHMVLATQRPSVDVITGIIKANVPSRISFAVSSQIDSRTILDRSGAEKLLGRGDMLFFPIGASKPRRVQGAFISDEEVEKLLDFIRAQGQEMEPNEEIEAFTQKEMSEAAEEDSGKGARSAPKTDALLADAVNLVMSTGQASASSIQRRFHIGFTRAGRLIDTMEELNIVGPNVGSKPREILMTSDEALEVLANL; encoded by the coding sequence TTGAATAAGAAGACGACGGAGCGCAAGACGGCTCCGCGGCGCAGAAAGGCTTCCGGGAAGAAGCGGGCTCCGGCCCAGCAGCCCGGAAGTCCCGAGCGCAAATATGAACTCTGGGGCCTCTTTTTGACAGCGGTAAGCCTGATTTCCATCTGTGGTCTTTGCGGGCTCAATGTGGGCTTTGTGGGGCTGTACTTTGCCAAATGCCTGAACTATATGTTCGGCATTGGCGCCATTGTGATTTCCCTGCTGATTCTCTTAATTGGCTATCAGTATATTGTCAAGCACCATGGTCTGCGGTATTCGCCACGGTTTTTCGGGCTAGGGATGCTGTTTCTGTCGGTGCTGGCCATCTGGCATCATATGGCCGTGGAACCCGGAGCGGAAATCCTGCCGGAGAGTCTGCCGCGGGGCGGCGGCCTTATGGCGGGCGGGCTGCTCTTAATTCTGCGGAAGTTCTTTGGCGTGGATGGCTCCATCATTTTGCTCGGGGCAGGCGTGATTGGCTCCATTTTGCTGTCCACAACCTGGTCTTTGGCGAATGGTGTCCTGCGCACGCAGCGCACGGCGGCCAAGAGTGCTGCTGTCACTGGCAAGGCCATGGCGGTGGCCTATGAAAAGGTCGCTGATGTCAGCGAGCGGGTAGAGGAAAAAGTCGTGGAAAAGGTCAAGGCCTCTTTCTACAATCAGGAAACGGATGACCACTTTGCCGAGCCGCCTGCAGAAGAAAAAGCGACAGCTGCCGAAACGGTGGCTGAACCTGCAGTAAGTACACCCGCAGCCGAAATGGAAACAAAGGCAGAGGACTTGCCGCAGTTTACCATTGAATATGGCCGCCTGGATGATGGGGCAGAGGAAGAAAGTGTTGATCTGGAGGAGGTTGACATGTCAGAAATTGACATGTCAACAGTTGACCAGTCAAATTTGACAAGTCAGCCTGCTGTCAATGTGGCCCAGCCTAAACCGGTGGCTCCTTCGGCTAAGCCCATGAAGGATGCGGCCAAGCGTACGGCTATGCCCAGCTATGGGGAGATTGCGCCCATCCGGCCTGCGGCGGCTATTCTGGATGGCTCCGAGCAGGCGGCGGCAGAACCGCCTAAGCCGGTTAAGCCCTATGAACTGCCGAAGGTCACGGAGATTTTAAGCAAGCATGCCAAGGCCAAGAACACCGCCTTGGAAATGGAAATTGCTGATAATGCCCGGGTGCTGCAGCAGACATTAGCTGACTTCAAGGTCAAGGCTACCATTCTCAATGCCTGCCATGGCCCGGCCGTTACGCGCTATGAACTCGAACCAGCTCCCGGAGTGAAGGTCAGTAAGATTACCAATCTGGCGGACGACATTGCCCTAAGACTTGCGGCCGCTTCTGTGCGTATCGAACAGATTCCCGGCAAGAGTGCCATCGGTATCGAAGTGCCGAATAAGGAGCTCGAAGGTGTGCAGCTGCGCGAAGTTTTGGAAAATGCCAAGTTCGACAAGGCCAAGTCCAAACTCACGGTTGGTCTCGGCATGGATATCGGCGGGCAGGGCATCTTTGCCGACTTGGGCAAGATGCCGCATCTTTTGGTGGCTGGTGCCACAGGCTCCGGTAAGTCCGTCTGCATTAATACACTGATCACGAGTATTCTCTTTAAGGCCAAGCCCGATGAAGTCAAATTCATTCTTGTGGACCCCAAGATGGTCGAGCTGTCCAATTACAATGGCATACCCCATCTAATGGTACCAGTGGTTACTGACGCCAAGAAGGCGGCTTCGGTACTCAACTGGTCGGTGCAGGAGATGGAGAAGCGCTACAGCAAGTTTGCGGAAAAAGGTGTCCGCAATATGCAGGGCTATAACGACAGCTTCCCGGACGATAAGATGCCGGCCATCGTCATCATCATCGACGAGCTGGCGGACTTGATGATGGTCGCGCCGCATGATGTGGAAGATGCCATCTGCCGTCTGGCACAGAAGGCACGCGCGGCTGGCATTCATATGGTGCTGGCTACCCAGCGGCCGTCCGTTGACGTTATCACGGGCATTATCAAGGCCAATGTGCCGTCCAGAATTTCTTTTGCGGTGTCCAGTCAGATTGACTCGCGTACCATCCTTGACCGCAGCGGTGCCGAAAAACTGTTGGGTCGCGGCGATATGCTGTTCTTCCCGATTGGTGCGTCGAAGCCCCGCCGCGTGCAGGGCGCCTTTATCAGCGATGAGGAAGTGGAAAAGCTTTTGGATTTCATCCGCGCACAGGGACAGGAAATGGAACCCAACGAGGAAATCGAAGCCTTTACGCAAAAGGAAATGTCCGAGGCGGCAGAGGAAGACAGCGGCAAGGGCGCGCGCAGTGCGCCCAAGACCGATGCGCTGCTGGCTGATGCGGTCAATCTCGTCATGAGTACGGGGCAGGCATCGGCTTCGAGCATTCAGCGGCGCTTCCACATCGGTTTTACCCGGGCCGGGCGGTTGATTGACACCATGGAAGAGTTGAATATCGTGGGGCCGAATGTCGGCAGCAAGCCACGCGAAATATTGATGACCAGTGATGAAGCATTGGAAGTGCTGGCCAATTTGTAA
- a CDS encoding type II toxin-antitoxin system RelB/DinJ family antitoxin, whose translation MAQATINLRIDADLKHEMETVCKLMGMNITTAFTIFAKKVTAERRIPFEVSAPPDPFYSAENIARLRKSISQLESGQGTVHEVEL comes from the coding sequence ATGGCACAAGCAACCATAAACTTACGCATAGATGCTGATTTAAAGCATGAAATGGAAACGGTCTGCAAACTGATGGGAATGAACATCACTACAGCATTTACTATATTTGCCAAAAAAGTAACTGCTGAACGGCGAATTCCCTTTGAAGTTTCTGCTCCCCCCGACCCATTCTACAGTGCAGAAAATATTGCCCGCCTCAGAAAATCCATATCTCAACTTGAATCTGGTCAAGGAACAGTACACGAGGTAGAACTATGA